From the genome of Pseudomonas sp. WJP1:
GTCGGCGCAGACAATCTGGCTCAGGCCATTGGTCGTGGTGGTCAGAACGTGCGTCTGGCCAGCCAGTTGACTGGCTGGACCCTGAACGTGATGACCGAATCGGACATCCAGGCTAAACAGCAAGCAGAAACCGGCGACATCCTGCGCAACTTCATCGACGAGCTGGAAGTCGACGAAGATCTGGCACAGGTGCTGGTTGATGAAGGCTTCACCAGCCTGGAAGAGATTGCCTACGTACCGCTGGAAGAAATGCTCAACATCGACGGCTTTGACGAAGACACCGTCAACGAGCTTCGCGCTCGTGCCAAGGATCGTTTGTTGACCAAAGCCATCGCTACTGAGGAAAAGCTGGCAGACGCCCATCCGGCCGAAGACCTGCTCTCGCTTGAGGGTATGGACAAGGATTTGGCGATGGAACTGGCGGTGCGCGGCGTAATTACCCGCGAAGACCTGGCCGAGCAGTCTATTGACGACCTGCTCGACATCGACGGCATTGACGATGATCGTGCCGGCAAGTTGATCATGGCCGCCCGAGCCCACTGGTTCGAGTAATTAGGCGCGGCCTGAGGAGAGAAATGCATGACGCAAGTCACGGTGAAACAACTGGCCGATGAGGTCAAAACACCGGTAGAGCGCCTGTTGCAGCAGATGCGTGAGGCAGGTCTGCCGCACACCGCCGCCGAAGAAAGTGTGACTGACAGTGAGAAGCAATCGTTGCTGACTCACTTGAAGAGCAGCCACAAGGCGAAAGTGGAAGAACCACGCAAGATTACGCTGCAGCGTAAAACCACCAGCACCCTGCGTGTTGCTGGCAGCAAGAGCATCAGCGTTGAAGTACGCAAGAAGAAAGTCTTCGTACAGCGCAGCCCGGAAGAAATCGAAGCCGAGCGCAAGCGTGAACTGGATGAACGTCGCGCAGTAGAAAATGCTGCACGTCAGAAGGCTGAAGAAGAAGCCAAGCGTCGCGCCGAAGAAGAAGCGCGTCGCCAGCCAGCTGCTGCGCCGACCGCCCCAGCCCAACCTGTTGCAGCGCCAGCTGCGGTGGCCGAGCCTGTGCGCGAAAGCGCGCCGGTCGTGGCAGCCGCTCCGGCACCTGCAGCCGATGCCCGCAAGCGCGACGAACAGCGTCGTCCGGACAAACCACGTGCCGACGACAACAATCGTCGCGGTGGCGGCGATGGCGAGCGCAAAAACGCTCCGCATCGTGCTTCGGTCAAGGAAAAGGCGCCTGCGCCACGCGTTGCCCCACGTACTACCGACGAAGAAAGCGATGGCTTCCGTCGTGGTGGTCGCGGCAAGGCCAAGCTGAAGAAGCGCAACGCCCACGGTTTCCAGAGCCCTACCGGCCCTGTCGTGCGCGAAGTGAAGATCGGCGAGACCATCACTGTGGGCGATCTGGCCCAGCAGATGTCGGTCAAGGCAGCTGAAATCATCAAGTTCATGTTCAAACTGGGTACTCCAGCGACCATCAACCAGGTACTGGACCAGGAAACTGCCCAGCTGGTTGCCGAAGAGCTGGGCCACAAAGTGACCCTGGTCAGCGACACCGCCCTGGAAGATTCCCTGGCCGAGTCCCTGAAGTTTGAAGGCGAGGCTGTTTCCCGTGCGCCGGTCGTGACCGTAATGGGCCACGTTGACCACGGTAAGACTTCCCTGCTCGACTACATCCGTCGTGCCAAGGTAGCTGCTGGCGAAGCCGGTGGTATCACCCAGCACATCGGTGCGTACCACGTTGAAACCGACCGTGGCATGGTGACGTTCCTCGACACCCCTGGTCACGCCGCGTTTACCGCAATGCGTGCCCGTGGTGCCAAGGCGACCGACATTGTGATCCTGGTGGTTGCAGCGGACGACGGCGTAATGCCGCAAACCATCGAAGCTGTTCAGCACGCCCAGGCTGCTGGCGTTCCGCTGGTTGTCGCTGTGAACAAGATCGACAAGCCAGGTGCTGACCTCGATCGCATCCGTAGCGAACTGTCGGTACACGGCGTGACGTCGGAAGAGTGGGGTGGTGACACTCCGTTCGTACCGGTTTCGGCGAAGATGGGTACTGGCGTCGACGAATTGCTCGAAGCGGTACTGCTGCAAGCCGAGGTCCTGGAACTGACTGCAACGCCATCGGCTCCTGGCCGTGGTGTGGTGGTTGAATCCCGCCTCGACAAGGGCCGCGGTCCGGTGGCTACCGTGCTGGTTCAAGACGGTACCCTGCGCCAGGGCGACATGGTCCTGGTCGGTTCGAACTATGGCCGTGTTCGCGCCATGCTCGACGAGAACGGCAAGCCAATCAAGGAAGCCGGTCCGGCCATCCCTGTCGAGATCCTCGGCCTGGACGGTACCCCGGACGCTGGCGACGAGATGAGCGTGGTTGCCGACGAGAAGAAGGCCCGTGAAGTGGCTCTGTTCCGTCAAGGCAAGTTCCGCGAAGTCAAACTGGCTCGCGCTCACGCCGGCAAGCTGGAAAACATCTTCGAAAACATGGGTCAGGAAGAGAAGAAGACGCTCAACATCGTCCTCAAATCCGACGTCCGTGGTTCGCTGGAAGCGTTGAACGGTGCCCTGAACGGCCTGGGCAACGACGAAGTGCAAGTGCGCGTGGTCGGTGGCGGTGTCGGTGGTATCACCGAATCCGACGCCAACCTGGCACTGGCTTCCAACGCTGTACTGTTCGGCTTCAACGTGCGTGCCGATGCCGGCGCTCGCAAGATCGTCGAGCAGGAAGGTCTGGATATGCGTTACTACAACGTGATCTACGACATCATCGAAGACGTCAAGAAAGCCCTGACCGGTATGCTCGGCAGCGACGTTCGCGAGAACATCCTGGGCATCGCCGAAGTGCGTGACGTGTTCCGTTCGCCGAAGTTTGGCGCGATCGCCGGTTGCATGGTGATCGAAGGTG
Proteins encoded in this window:
- the infB gene encoding translation initiation factor IF-2; this encodes MTQVTVKQLADEVKTPVERLLQQMREAGLPHTAAEESVTDSEKQSLLTHLKSSHKAKVEEPRKITLQRKTTSTLRVAGSKSISVEVRKKKVFVQRSPEEIEAERKRELDERRAVENAARQKAEEEAKRRAEEEARRQPAAAPTAPAQPVAAPAAVAEPVRESAPVVAAAPAPAADARKRDEQRRPDKPRADDNNRRGGGDGERKNAPHRASVKEKAPAPRVAPRTTDEESDGFRRGGRGKAKLKKRNAHGFQSPTGPVVREVKIGETITVGDLAQQMSVKAAEIIKFMFKLGTPATINQVLDQETAQLVAEELGHKVTLVSDTALEDSLAESLKFEGEAVSRAPVVTVMGHVDHGKTSLLDYIRRAKVAAGEAGGITQHIGAYHVETDRGMVTFLDTPGHAAFTAMRARGAKATDIVILVVAADDGVMPQTIEAVQHAQAAGVPLVVAVNKIDKPGADLDRIRSELSVHGVTSEEWGGDTPFVPVSAKMGTGVDELLEAVLLQAEVLELTATPSAPGRGVVVESRLDKGRGPVATVLVQDGTLRQGDMVLVGSNYGRVRAMLDENGKPIKEAGPAIPVEILGLDGTPDAGDEMSVVADEKKAREVALFRQGKFREVKLARAHAGKLENIFENMGQEEKKTLNIVLKSDVRGSLEALNGALNGLGNDEVQVRVVGGGVGGITESDANLALASNAVLFGFNVRADAGARKIVEQEGLDMRYYNVIYDIIEDVKKALTGMLGSDVRENILGIAEVRDVFRSPKFGAIAGCMVIEGVVHRNRPIRVLREDIVIFEGELESLRRFKDDASEVRAGMECGIGVKSYNDVKVGDKIEVFEKVQVARSL